One Jeotgalibaca porci genomic region harbors:
- a CDS encoding CarD family transcriptional regulator: MYQVKDYVVYGNEGVCQVEAIEMMDFTKSGKERPYYVLQPVNRNGKVYTPVDTKVFIRPVISRETAEDLIKQIPSIKAETGGPTNAAILKNKYTETLQENNCEDLIQLIKSIYHKGSVAEEKNKKMGQTDKFFLRKAEDLLYGEFAVVFNMSQGKVREYVEGKVDEITANS; encoded by the coding sequence TTGTACCAAGTAAAAGATTATGTTGTTTATGGTAATGAAGGCGTATGTCAGGTAGAGGCAATTGAGATGATGGATTTTACGAAGTCTGGAAAAGAGAGGCCCTATTATGTACTTCAGCCAGTCAATCGGAACGGTAAGGTTTATACGCCAGTTGATACGAAAGTTTTCATACGGCCTGTGATTTCGAGGGAAACAGCAGAAGATCTAATCAAACAAATTCCTTCTATTAAGGCTGAAACGGGTGGCCCGACGAACGCTGCTATCTTAAAAAATAAATATACCGAAACCCTTCAAGAAAATAATTGTGAAGATTTAATCCAATTAATCAAATCCATCTATCACAAAGGCTCAGTTGCTGAAGAGAAAAATAAGAAAATGGGTCAAACCGATAAGTTTTTCCTTCGTAAAGCAGAAGACTTGTTATACGGTGAGTTTGCAGTCGTATTCAATATGTCTCAAGGAAAAGTAAGAGAATATGTTGAAGGTAAAGTGGACGAAATAACAGCGAATAGTTAA
- a CDS encoding helix-turn-helix domain-containing protein, giving the protein MQDFVVATRQKGITYELDFNTHDSNELLLLHGGNCRFLVDNQFYYLQPGNLLMLDGNVVHKAYVFGDPLAYERSLLKFRTDWIQPLLKELQVEEVLTLFDESKKGTLRQFSKKGEATVEGMFRDIEAVFGEYTEGVVQEYTPVEEAKMKLMVAQLLIYMYESKETRVKKEDTLRDDKTKMVEKISNYLFSNFARSITVEDVAYEVGLTKSYMSHLFKDITGNTVMNYLMNYRLSQARNFLIERPDESIREISADCGFKSEAHFSRFFKKNIGITPSEYRKNNIEQGEM; this is encoded by the coding sequence TTGCAGGATTTTGTAGTTGCTACTAGACAGAAGGGAATTACTTATGAACTAGACTTCAATACGCATGATTCAAATGAATTACTGTTGTTGCATGGTGGCAATTGTCGCTTCCTCGTGGATAATCAATTTTATTATCTGCAACCAGGGAACTTATTGATGCTCGACGGTAATGTTGTTCATAAAGCGTATGTCTTTGGAGATCCCTTAGCATATGAACGCTCGTTACTGAAATTTAGAACAGATTGGATTCAACCGCTTCTTAAAGAATTACAGGTTGAAGAAGTTCTGACGCTCTTCGATGAGAGTAAAAAAGGAACACTTCGTCAGTTTTCCAAGAAAGGCGAGGCCACCGTTGAAGGTATGTTCCGAGATATTGAGGCCGTTTTTGGCGAATATACAGAAGGTGTGGTGCAAGAATATACACCTGTGGAAGAAGCAAAGATGAAACTCATGGTTGCTCAGTTACTTATCTATATGTATGAATCGAAGGAAACGCGTGTTAAGAAAGAAGATACGTTGCGAGATGACAAAACCAAAATGGTTGAGAAGATATCGAATTATCTTTTCTCAAATTTCGCTCGCTCTATTACAGTAGAAGATGTCGCGTACGAAGTCGGATTGACCAAATCGTATATGTCACATTTATTCAAAGATATCACTGGCAATACAGTGATGAATTATCTAATGAATTATCGACTTTCTCAAGCCCGTAACTTCTTAATTGAACGACCGGACGAATCAATTCGAGAAATATCAGCTGATTGTGGATTTAAGAGTGAAGCGCATTTCAGTCGCTTTTTCAAAAAAAATATTGGAATAACACCGAGTGAATATCGGAAAAATAATATAGAACAAGGAGAAATGTAA
- a CDS encoding CAP domain-containing protein: protein MWPQFKRLMIFLILILAGWYALKSDLVQNYLIPQVNEFLTSEENAETPVKHSFIIRNPIEAPEDVDKVLIQDTIFQLTNDLRHEQGAEPLTRNDALIQVADLRAVENETSFSHTRPDNTPFYTALESRYDYQRAGENLAMGTYHGTNEEMATFLFDGWVESQGHYENMIEPLFSEIGIGVHYDGEMLYLVQIFGTPR, encoded by the coding sequence GTTGGTATGCTCTGAAATCAGACCTGGTCCAAAATTATCTTATCCCGCAAGTCAATGAATTTTTGACCTCTGAAGAAAACGCCGAAACGCCGGTAAAACATTCCTTTATTATTCGAAATCCCATTGAAGCACCCGAAGATGTCGATAAAGTCCTCATCCAGGACACCATTTTTCAGCTGACAAACGACTTACGACATGAACAAGGCGCGGAGCCATTGACGCGTAACGATGCGTTAATCCAAGTAGCAGATTTACGTGCCGTTGAAAATGAAACCAGCTTCTCTCACACCCGTCCCGACAATACGCCTTTCTACACAGCTTTGGAAAGTCGCTATGACTACCAGAGAGCCGGTGAAAACTTGGCTATGGGAACGTATCACGGAACGAATGAAGAAATGGCTACCTTCCTCTTCGATGGATGGGTCGAGAGCCAAGGTCACTATGAGAACATGATTGAACCTCTTTTCTCTGAAATCGGAATCGGGGTTCATTATGATGGTGAAATGCTTTATTTAGTTCAAATATTTGGAACCCCACGTTAA
- a CDS encoding diacylglycerol kinase family lipid kinase yields the protein MRARVIYNPSSGREQLKKAMLDILEILEDAGYEASAFPTKPEPNSAANEARRAAIAGFDLIVAAGGDGTVNDVINGIADLEKRPKIGIIPAGTTNDYARALKIPRNNLVDAARVIAANHIIPMDIGQANDHYFVNIAAGGYLTDLTYQVPAKLKTAFGYLAYLVKGAELLPSVRPIHMHIEYEGGVYDGKASMFFVAMTNSTGGFEMLDPNILLGDGKFSLFVIKTANIFEILQILSAVLNGGKHFDHPQVLYAKTSFVKVRSHDTNRMMLNLDGEYGGDAPVTFINHQQHINIIGNYFEPIGEIEANEPRAAFLETVNQLEEDTVE from the coding sequence ATGAGAGCAAGAGTTATATATAATCCGTCTTCCGGACGCGAACAATTAAAAAAAGCCATGTTGGATATTTTGGAAATATTGGAAGATGCAGGCTATGAAGCAAGCGCATTTCCAACGAAACCAGAACCGAACTCTGCAGCAAATGAAGCAAGACGTGCTGCTATAGCAGGTTTTGATTTGATTGTAGCTGCTGGAGGAGACGGCACTGTAAATGACGTTATCAATGGGATTGCTGATCTGGAGAAGCGACCGAAAATCGGTATCATACCAGCCGGCACCACTAATGATTACGCACGTGCATTGAAGATACCGCGCAATAATTTAGTAGATGCTGCTAGAGTTATCGCTGCGAATCACATCATCCCAATGGATATTGGGCAGGCCAATGATCACTATTTTGTAAACATCGCGGCAGGCGGATACTTGACCGATTTAACGTACCAAGTTCCTGCAAAACTGAAAACGGCCTTCGGGTACCTGGCTTATTTAGTTAAAGGAGCGGAATTGTTGCCAAGCGTTCGCCCGATTCATATGCATATCGAATACGAAGGCGGTGTGTATGATGGCAAAGCATCGATGTTCTTTGTGGCAATGACCAATTCGACAGGTGGTTTCGAAATGTTAGATCCCAACATTCTGCTTGGGGACGGAAAATTTTCACTATTTGTTATTAAAACAGCGAATATTTTTGAAATTCTGCAAATTTTGTCGGCTGTTCTAAATGGTGGCAAGCACTTTGACCACCCACAAGTTCTGTATGCAAAAACTAGTTTTGTGAAAGTACGCTCCCACGATACGAATCGAATGATGTTGAATTTGGACGGGGAATATGGCGGTGACGCACCAGTTACGTTCATTAATCACCAACAACATATCAATATCATCGGCAACTACTTCGAGCCGATAGGTGAAATAGAAGCCAACGAACCGCGTGCAGCCTTCTTAGAAACAGTGAATCAATTAGAAGAAGACACAGTAGAATAA
- a CDS encoding barstar family protein — protein sequence MQNILLDGRTFVDKATTHTLLKDKLDLPEHYGRNLDALWDCLTTDFTEKIITVQHPQAIEENLGRYGKSLLQLFDEVKEYNDALTIVYAYEMKEKEAES from the coding sequence ATGCAAAATATTCTTTTAGATGGGCGGACCTTTGTCGATAAAGCCACAACGCACACCTTATTAAAAGATAAATTAGACCTTCCGGAACATTACGGAAGAAACTTGGATGCCTTATGGGACTGCTTGACCACAGATTTTACCGAGAAAATAATTACGGTACAACACCCCCAAGCAATCGAAGAAAATTTGGGACGATATGGCAAATCACTTTTACAATTGTTTGATGAAGTGAAAGAATATAATGATGCGCTGACAATTGTCTATGCGTATGAAATGAAAGAGAAAGAAGCAGAATCTTAG
- a CDS encoding ribonuclease domain-containing protein, protein MESVTSGEWYSSKEEVAEYIYLYEELPPNYLTKNEARELGWDNAKGNLWEVAEGMSIGGDYFGNREGLLPEEAGRDYYEADINYEGGYRNAERIVFSNDGLIYYTADHYESFEQLYGEE, encoded by the coding sequence ATGGAATCTGTTACCTCTGGTGAATGGTACAGTTCCAAGGAGGAAGTAGCAGAATATATTTATTTATATGAAGAATTACCACCGAATTACCTAACCAAGAACGAAGCACGTGAATTGGGTTGGGATAATGCAAAAGGCAATCTCTGGGAAGTTGCAGAGGGGATGTCTATCGGTGGCGATTATTTCGGTAATCGTGAGGGATTGTTGCCGGAAGAGGCGGGACGCGATTACTACGAAGCGGACATTAATTACGAAGGTGGCTATCGGAATGCAGAGCGGATTGTCTTTTCTAATGATGGTCTGATTTACTATACCGCTGATCATTACGAATCTTTCGAACAGTTATACGGGGAGGAATAA
- a CDS encoding sugar phosphate isomerase/epimerase family protein, producing MAKIGVQGSTVKQQFQELGVYETMKRLSEIGYKSVEISQVETSPENIAAIKKACEDFGMEVAAMSASLEPQVEGGESLTTHYDKIVADCKAVNADLLRIGMLPISAMASLDLVLEFCEKVNEVTQKLKGDGITLYYHNHHVEFRKYDGKFLLDIIREKAPLLGFELDVHWIQRGGADPLEVIRDYKGKVELIHLKDYRIGELPKEAFDALYKGEVDSFMNSFVNLIEFAELGTGSLPLKEIIEESLSSGVRYLLVEQDDTYGVDPFESLKVSYDHLVELGYTELF from the coding sequence ATGGCAAAAATTGGTGTTCAAGGCTCAACGGTTAAACAACAGTTTCAAGAGCTTGGTGTCTATGAAACAATGAAGCGTTTATCAGAGATTGGTTACAAATCAGTCGAAATTTCACAAGTAGAAACAAGTCCTGAAAACATCGCTGCAATCAAAAAAGCGTGCGAAGATTTCGGTATGGAAGTAGCTGCTATGAGTGCTTCTCTAGAGCCGCAAGTTGAAGGTGGCGAATCGCTGACAACACACTATGACAAAATCGTAGCAGATTGTAAAGCAGTTAATGCTGACTTACTTCGTATCGGTATGCTGCCAATCTCAGCAATGGCAAGTCTTGATTTAGTATTGGAGTTCTGTGAAAAAGTCAATGAAGTGACTCAAAAGCTAAAAGGAGATGGTATTACTTTGTACTACCATAACCACCATGTGGAATTCCGCAAATATGATGGTAAATTCTTATTAGATATCATTCGCGAAAAAGCACCTTTACTAGGTTTCGAATTGGACGTTCACTGGATTCAACGTGGTGGAGCAGATCCATTAGAAGTAATCCGTGACTACAAAGGAAAAGTTGAATTAATTCACTTGAAAGACTACCGCATTGGCGAATTACCTAAAGAAGCATTCGATGCTTTGTATAAAGGTGAAGTAGACTCGTTCATGAACAGCTTCGTTAACTTGATTGAATTCGCAGAATTAGGAACAGGTTCGTTACCGTTGAAAGAGATTATCGAAGAATCACTTTCATCAGGTGTGCGTTACTTGCTCGTTGAACAAGACGACACTTACGGAGTTGATCCATTTGAAAGCTTGAAAGTTTCATACGATCACTTAGTAGAATTAGGTTATACTGAATTATTCTAG
- a CDS encoding helix-turn-helix domain-containing protein has protein sequence MYLTIEQTAEYLNLPVNEIIRLIREQQIRTLVVDDEVLIYQEQFNLFLREMEKKKRERDEYYQTPIPEDPDVKDED, from the coding sequence ATGTATCTGACCATTGAGCAAACAGCAGAGTACTTAAACTTACCGGTTAATGAGATTATCCGTCTGATTCGCGAGCAACAAATTCGGACGTTAGTGGTGGATGACGAAGTATTAATTTATCAAGAGCAGTTCAATCTTTTTCTTAGAGAAATGGAAAAGAAAAAACGGGAACGTGATGAATATTACCAAACGCCGATTCCTGAAGACCCAGACGTGAAGGATGAAGACTAA
- a CDS encoding DUF2188 domain-containing protein: MKIPWTENDYPNSWKNLTADTRRKAIDIANAMLADGYKDADAIPIATAQAKKWAETATESDKKSLRSKDLSDHVKNTDDKGAIYLEQDVHVRYIPDKEHWEVKTEGATRASDTFPTKKEAEKRAREITDNRDTKAILHTKKEAES; encoded by the coding sequence ATGAAGATACCTTGGACTGAAAATGATTATCCGAACAGTTGGAAAAATCTTACTGCTGATACGCGTAGAAAGGCCATTGATATTGCCAACGCCATGCTCGCCGACGGGTATAAAGACGCAGACGCTATCCCTATTGCAACGGCTCAAGCAAAAAAATGGGCGGAAACTGCTACTGAGTCCGACAAAAAGTCGCTTCGAAGTAAAGATTTATCCGATCACGTGAAAAACACGGATGATAAAGGTGCCATTTATCTTGAGCAAGACGTTCATGTCCGCTACATCCCTGACAAAGAACATTGGGAAGTGAAAACAGAAGGTGCAACCCGTGCCTCAGATACTTTCCCCACAAAGAAAGAAGCTGAGAAACGCGCGCGAGAAATCACTGACAACCGTGATACGAAAGCCATTTTACATACAAAAAAAGAAGCAGAGTCCTAA
- a CDS encoding RING finger protein, protein MNKFLPWIQNIMRQTNGFDDLSKFLLKTGAVIGLAGFLLSSPIITWIGFIIIVLMYARTFMKDKQKFYQQNRKYHAFRNRIINYFNGQKNLVDQKQKQFNQRKTYRFYTCPNCKQKVRVPKGKGKIAITCPSCSERFVKKT, encoded by the coding sequence ATGAATAAGTTTTTACCGTGGATTCAAAATATTATGCGCCAAACAAATGGCTTCGACGATTTATCAAAGTTCCTCCTAAAAACAGGTGCAGTCATTGGATTAGCTGGATTTTTATTAAGTAGCCCAATCATTACCTGGATTGGTTTTATTATCATTGTCTTAATGTACGCACGTACCTTTATGAAAGATAAACAGAAATTCTATCAACAGAATAGAAAGTATCATGCATTCCGTAATCGCATTATCAATTATTTCAACGGTCAAAAGAACTTGGTAGACCAAAAACAAAAGCAGTTTAACCAACGAAAAACATACCGTTTCTATACGTGTCCCAACTGCAAACAAAAAGTGCGGGTTCCGAAAGGAAAAGGTAAAATCGCGATTACGTGTCCATCTTGCTCAGAAAGGTTTGTGAAAAAAACGTGA
- the argS gene encoding arginine--tRNA ligase, with protein sequence MDLKKLVANEIHRHVAEHLSEEQVYGLLEKPKHAEHGDIAFPAFSLAKTFRKAPQMIAQDLAEKIDSPAISKTEPVGPYLNFFLNKEVISAEILKEVVTQKDDYGQSDYGKGQTVPIDMSSPNIAKPMSMGHLRSTVIGNALANIVEKVGYKPVKINHLGDWGTQFGKLIVAYKKWGDVEKVEQNPIAELLKLYVQFHEVAEEQPELEDEARAWFKKLEDGDQEATELWTRFRSESLKEFMTVYDMLDIQFDSFNGEAFYNDKMDEVIALLEEKGVLTQDRGATIVDLEKYNLNPALIKKSDGATLYITRDLAAAIYRKRTYDFALSLYAVGNEQSNHFKQLKAVLKEMGYDWADDMHHIPFGLITQGGKKLSTRKGKVILLEEVLNEATSLALEQINLKNPTLENKEDVAKQVGVGAVVFHDLRNDRLNNFDFVLEEVVQFEGETGPYVQYTNARALSILRKAGVELDLAAPLHLADDYAWGVLKLINSFPDIIMSSFEKFEPSVIAKYSLQLSQAFNRYYANTKVLVEDEERNARLVLVKATSVILQESLRLLGVKAPERM encoded by the coding sequence ATGGATTTAAAAAAATTGGTAGCAAACGAAATACACCGTCATGTTGCAGAGCATTTGAGCGAAGAACAAGTATATGGCTTGTTGGAAAAACCGAAGCACGCAGAACATGGGGATATTGCCTTCCCAGCGTTTTCTTTAGCAAAAACTTTCCGTAAAGCACCACAAATGATTGCTCAAGATTTGGCAGAGAAGATTGACAGCCCAGCTATTTCTAAGACAGAACCAGTTGGACCGTACTTAAACTTCTTCTTAAATAAAGAAGTAATCAGTGCTGAAATTCTGAAAGAAGTTGTAACGCAAAAAGATGATTACGGCCAATCAGATTACGGAAAAGGCCAAACCGTTCCAATTGATATGTCTTCACCTAACATCGCAAAACCAATGTCAATGGGACACTTACGTTCAACAGTAATTGGGAATGCATTGGCAAACATCGTTGAAAAAGTAGGTTACAAACCTGTCAAAATCAACCACTTGGGTGACTGGGGTACGCAATTCGGTAAACTAATCGTTGCCTATAAAAAATGGGGAGACGTTGAAAAAGTTGAGCAAAATCCAATTGCGGAACTATTGAAACTTTACGTACAATTCCACGAAGTAGCAGAAGAGCAACCTGAATTGGAAGATGAAGCACGTGCGTGGTTCAAGAAACTGGAAGATGGCGATCAAGAAGCAACAGAGCTATGGACACGTTTCCGTTCTGAGTCCTTGAAAGAATTCATGACTGTATACGACATGCTTGATATTCAATTCGATTCATTCAACGGAGAAGCATTCTACAACGATAAAATGGATGAAGTCATTGCATTGTTGGAAGAAAAAGGTGTGTTGACACAAGATCGCGGTGCAACAATCGTTGATTTGGAAAAATACAACTTAAATCCGGCTTTGATTAAAAAATCTGACGGCGCAACTTTATATATTACGCGTGACCTAGCAGCTGCTATCTACCGTAAGCGTACGTATGACTTCGCATTGTCGCTCTACGCAGTAGGAAATGAACAATCGAACCACTTCAAACAATTAAAAGCAGTTCTAAAAGAAATGGGCTATGATTGGGCAGATGACATGCACCACATTCCATTTGGTTTGATTACACAAGGTGGTAAGAAACTTTCAACACGTAAAGGAAAAGTGATTTTGCTGGAAGAAGTTCTAAACGAAGCAACATCCCTTGCTCTGGAACAAATTAATCTTAAAAACCCAACATTGGAAAATAAAGAAGATGTGGCAAAACAAGTCGGCGTCGGCGCTGTTGTTTTCCACGACTTGAGAAACGACCGTTTGAATAACTTCGACTTTGTACTAGAAGAAGTTGTCCAATTCGAAGGCGAAACAGGACCATATGTTCAATATACAAACGCACGTGCTTTGAGTATTTTACGTAAAGCAGGAGTGGAATTGGACTTGGCTGCACCGCTTCATTTAGCTGATGATTATGCATGGGGTGTGTTGAAGTTGATTAACAGCTTCCCAGATATCATTATGTCTTCATTTGAGAAATTCGAACCATCTGTGATTGCAAAATATTCACTGCAATTGTCACAAGCATTCAACCGTTACTATGCAAATACAAAAGTATTGGTTGAGGACGAAGAACGTAACGCGCGTCTTGTTCTTGTTAAAGCGACAAGTGTTATTTTGCAAGAAAGCTTACGCCTATTAGGTGTTAAAGCGCCTGAGAGAATGTAA
- a CDS encoding D-alanyl-D-alanine carboxypeptidase family protein, with translation MGRTSKRKRKKRQSRFIRNTILSLAAISAYSLYNHSELVGFVNKTTVVEKATEIVPLVPEIIVPKAEASRIDFTKVKSPNVILIDYQTGETVAEKGSTERIFPASLTKIMTVLVALDHVVDFNQKVKMEEAYFEGLYEARASITGFVEDEVTTVGELLYGAILPSGADACLALAYLIAGSEAEFVTLMNEKAAELGLSHTHYTNATGLHDVKNVSSVADIATLTYRALQNPVFYEIFTTLQHEVAPTNINEEGFLMNSTVFNSLLKYPELIGTVIGGKTGFTEQAGLCLASIGQVDGKKYLLITAGAEAIPDFPIDQDRHIEEPIHIQDAENIYRQLMEETNHVSDH, from the coding sequence ATGGGGAGAACGAGTAAAAGAAAGCGAAAAAAGAGACAATCACGTTTTATTCGCAATACGATTTTGAGTTTGGCAGCCATCAGTGCGTATTCGCTTTACAATCATTCAGAGTTGGTAGGCTTTGTAAATAAAACCACTGTTGTTGAAAAAGCCACAGAGATTGTGCCGCTCGTGCCTGAGATTATCGTGCCAAAAGCAGAGGCAAGTCGGATTGACTTTACGAAGGTAAAGAGTCCCAATGTGATTCTGATTGATTATCAAACGGGCGAAACAGTGGCGGAAAAAGGGAGTACAGAACGTATCTTTCCGGCTTCTCTGACAAAGATTATGACGGTTTTGGTTGCGTTGGATCATGTCGTCGATTTCAATCAAAAAGTGAAAATGGAAGAAGCGTATTTTGAAGGGCTCTACGAAGCCAGAGCTTCGATTACCGGTTTCGTGGAAGACGAAGTGACGACTGTTGGGGAACTTCTGTATGGTGCTATTTTGCCATCTGGTGCAGATGCTTGCTTAGCGTTGGCCTACCTGATTGCCGGATCGGAAGCGGAGTTTGTGACCTTGATGAATGAAAAAGCCGCAGAGTTGGGCTTGTCACATACACACTATACGAATGCAACGGGTTTGCATGACGTGAAAAATGTTTCCAGTGTGGCAGACATTGCCACGTTGACGTATCGAGCTTTACAAAATCCTGTGTTCTACGAAATATTCACGACTTTGCAACATGAAGTAGCGCCTACGAATATCAATGAAGAGGGCTTCTTAATGAACAGCACGGTTTTCAACTCGCTACTTAAATACCCAGAGCTGATTGGTACAGTAATTGGTGGGAAGACAGGCTTCACGGAACAAGCTGGGCTTTGTCTGGCCTCTATCGGCCAAGTCGACGGGAAGAAATATCTGCTCATTACAGCGGGGGCGGAAGCAATTCCGGACTTTCCGATTGATCAGGACCGTCACATCGAAGAGCCGATTCACATTCAAGATGCGGAGAATATTTATCGCCAGTTAATGGAGGAGACGAACCATGTATCTGACCATTGA
- a CDS encoding Gfo/Idh/MocA family protein encodes MVEKVKLGIIGYGAEGGMYANFFKTKDERVKSDLVELVAICDNDPAKKDKVAEDFPGMPFFDNYLDLLESGLVNAIVTTVPHYEHVGMGIDALERGIHLLGEKPAGVYTKEVLRLIETAEQNPETTFAIFFNQRTNPLYRRVKELMEAGAIGELQRATWFITTWWRPQGYYNQSNWRATWGGEGGGVLVNQAPHQLDLLQWICGKPEKVFAKMTYGAGRDIVVENEVNALLDFGNGATGSFITCTNDLTGTDRLEIFGTKGKIIVEDSKKMTLTQLKKPEAELSENMAMEDVMKLFMGQLDADEMYTVTTEEFTQAFGDQHIEVINNFASHIVKGTDLLAPGAEGINGVRLANAMHLSDWLGQEVAYDHDSDQYLELLNERIKEEGKFDTKA; translated from the coding sequence ATGGTAGAGAAGGTTAAATTAGGAATTATCGGTTATGGTGCAGAAGGTGGCATGTATGCTAACTTTTTCAAAACAAAAGATGAGCGTGTAAAATCAGACTTAGTTGAATTGGTTGCAATTTGTGATAATGACCCAGCTAAAAAAGATAAAGTAGCGGAAGACTTCCCAGGCATGCCTTTCTTTGATAACTACTTGGACTTGTTGGAGTCCGGTTTAGTTAACGCAATTGTTACAACTGTTCCTCACTACGAACACGTTGGCATGGGTATCGACGCACTTGAGCGCGGCATCCACTTACTAGGTGAAAAACCAGCAGGCGTTTATACAAAAGAAGTTTTGCGCTTAATCGAAACAGCTGAACAAAATCCTGAAACGACATTTGCAATCTTCTTCAACCAACGTACAAACCCATTGTACCGTCGTGTTAAAGAATTGATGGAAGCTGGAGCAATTGGCGAATTGCAACGTGCAACCTGGTTCATTACAACTTGGTGGAGACCGCAAGGATACTACAACCAAAGTAACTGGCGTGCAACATGGGGCGGCGAAGGTGGCGGGGTTCTCGTTAACCAAGCACCTCACCAATTGGACTTGCTACAATGGATTTGTGGAAAGCCAGAAAAAGTATTTGCTAAAATGACATACGGTGCAGGACGTGACATTGTTGTTGAGAACGAAGTAAACGCGTTATTGGACTTTGGTAATGGCGCTACAGGTTCATTCATCACATGTACTAACGACCTAACGGGTACAGACCGTCTTGAAATCTTTGGTACAAAAGGTAAGATTATTGTAGAAGATTCTAAGAAAATGACATTAACTCAACTTAAGAAGCCTGAAGCTGAATTGTCAGAAAACATGGCTATGGAAGATGTTATGAAGTTATTCATGGGTCAATTGGATGCAGATGAAATGTATACAGTGACTACAGAAGAATTTACACAAGCATTTGGTGATCAACATATCGAAGTAATTAATAACTTTGCGAGTCACATCGTAAAAGGGACAGACTTACTAGCACCTGGTGCAGAAGGTATTAACGGCGTACGCTTGGCAAATGCCATGCACTTATCAGATTGGTTAGGCCAAGAAGTAGCGTACGACCACGATTCAGATCAATACTTAGAACTATTGAACGAGCGTATTAAAGAAGAAGGTAAATTCGATACAAAAGCTTAA